A single window of Granulicella mallensis MP5ACTX8 DNA harbors:
- a CDS encoding beta-galactosidase yields the protein MMRKIWMRTVVIAGLAVVVGMRARAQNVIAIDATAPMVAPQPVAAKLGSSRNPRGQVIGINSQYLTLDGKPWLPVMGEFEYSRYPEAEWEQEILKMKAAGVQVIETYIIWNHHEEVEGQFDWTARRDLRKFVELCGKHGMDVYPRIGPWVHGEVRHGGFPDWVLKNGPVRQNDLVYLKEVQSFYAQIGAQLKGELWKDGGPVIGIQLENEYPEGPAGSGRGTEHIRKLKEMAIADGLDVPLYTVTGWDGAAVPLDEVLPTFGGYPDAPWQGTNKSLYGNEIYAFRFRNRVAGNMGAVGGGGQNPAASYKNTPFLTAEVGGGGQDTYFRRPAFDADDIAAIAPVMLGSGVNLLGYYMFHGGVNPDSGSITLEESQRADDATDVPEKSYDFQSPLGAFGQERESLRKMKLVHYFLNDFGAELAPMTTRAPAEVPSGPKDTSVARVAARTNGEAGFVFVNNYVRGLTMPERKGFQVELKLPKEMVKVPEEPIDLPAGAYGIWPVNLPLRGVAIEKPVTLRYSTAQLFKRVETGGQAYYFFFALPGVSAEFALGAGAKVTGLSGPVKTSRTESGVMLRVRGAGASEVEVKLDGGVRLVLLSEAEAEQVWRGDDPSMLLATKSNAFFDGARWTLQSDDPTMKFGIFGKVKASAEQKIAKDGKDGVFVEYDAVLPKIELKATVTKVQEAKPHEPWALGPKLSWRPNALPIKPEVSEFAGAAAWRIEVPPVPAGAEVSDVWLKIDYQGDEARLSEGKRLIDDDFWNGLTWTVGLKEALPDWRSAGRTLELRVLPLPKTYPMYLEKADALHFDAEGAAYTLSRVNLIPQYQLVLNVADQR from the coding sequence GATGGTGGCGCCACAGCCGGTGGCGGCGAAGTTGGGATCTTCGCGTAATCCGCGGGGGCAGGTGATTGGGATCAACTCGCAGTATCTGACGCTGGATGGTAAGCCGTGGCTTCCGGTGATGGGTGAATTTGAATACTCACGCTATCCGGAGGCGGAGTGGGAACAGGAAATCTTGAAGATGAAGGCGGCCGGAGTGCAGGTGATCGAGACGTACATCATCTGGAACCATCATGAGGAAGTCGAAGGGCAATTCGACTGGACGGCCCGGCGCGATCTGCGCAAATTTGTAGAGCTATGCGGCAAGCATGGGATGGATGTGTATCCGCGCATTGGACCCTGGGTGCATGGCGAGGTGCGGCATGGAGGATTTCCGGATTGGGTGTTGAAGAATGGCCCGGTGCGGCAGAACGACCTCGTGTACCTGAAAGAGGTGCAGAGTTTTTATGCGCAGATTGGGGCGCAGTTGAAGGGCGAGTTGTGGAAGGATGGCGGGCCGGTGATCGGGATCCAGTTGGAGAACGAGTATCCCGAGGGGCCTGCGGGGTCGGGTCGGGGGACGGAGCATATCCGGAAGTTGAAGGAGATGGCGATTGCGGATGGGCTGGATGTGCCGCTGTACACGGTGACGGGATGGGATGGCGCAGCGGTTCCATTGGATGAAGTGTTGCCGACGTTTGGCGGGTATCCGGATGCGCCCTGGCAGGGTACGAACAAGTCGCTCTATGGCAATGAGATTTATGCGTTCCGGTTCAGGAATCGCGTTGCAGGAAACATGGGAGCGGTGGGTGGGGGCGGACAGAATCCCGCGGCGAGTTATAAGAACACGCCATTCTTAACTGCGGAAGTAGGCGGCGGAGGTCAGGATACCTACTTCCGGCGGCCAGCCTTTGATGCGGACGATATTGCGGCGATTGCGCCGGTGATGCTGGGTAGCGGTGTAAATCTGTTGGGGTACTACATGTTCCACGGTGGCGTGAACCCGGATAGTGGTTCGATCACGCTGGAGGAGTCGCAGCGAGCAGACGATGCGACGGATGTGCCGGAGAAGTCGTATGACTTTCAGTCTCCCCTGGGAGCGTTTGGGCAGGAGCGCGAGTCCCTGCGGAAGATGAAACTGGTGCATTATTTCCTGAATGACTTCGGAGCGGAGCTGGCACCGATGACGACACGTGCCCCAGCGGAGGTGCCGAGTGGGCCGAAGGATACGAGTGTGGCGCGCGTGGCGGCGAGGACTAATGGCGAGGCCGGATTCGTATTTGTGAACAACTACGTACGCGGGTTGACGATGCCCGAGCGTAAAGGTTTTCAGGTGGAGTTGAAGCTTCCGAAAGAAATGGTGAAAGTTCCGGAGGAGCCGATCGATCTGCCGGCGGGAGCGTATGGAATCTGGCCGGTGAATCTGCCGCTGCGCGGGGTGGCGATCGAGAAACCAGTGACGCTGCGATACAGCACAGCACAGTTGTTCAAGCGCGTGGAGACGGGTGGGCAGGCCTATTATTTTTTCTTTGCGCTCCCGGGTGTGAGTGCGGAGTTTGCGCTGGGTGCAGGCGCAAAGGTGACGGGTCTTTCGGGACCTGTGAAGACGAGCCGCACGGAGTCAGGTGTGATGTTGCGTGTGCGCGGTGCGGGCGCATCCGAGGTCGAGGTGAAGCTTGACGGGGGAGTGCGGCTGGTGTTGTTGTCGGAGGCTGAGGCCGAGCAGGTGTGGCGTGGGGACGATCCATCGATGCTGCTAGCAACGAAGTCCAATGCGTTCTTCGATGGAGCGCGATGGACGCTGCAGTCGGATGATCCCACGATGAAGTTTGGGATTTTTGGAAAGGTGAAGGCGAGCGCTGAGCAGAAGATTGCGAAAGACGGGAAAGATGGTGTTTTCGTCGAGTACGACGCGGTGCTGCCAAAGATAGAACTGAAGGCGACAGTGACGAAGGTACAGGAGGCGAAGCCGCACGAGCCTTGGGCGTTGGGGCCGAAGCTTTCATGGAGACCGAATGCGCTGCCGATCAAGCCGGAGGTGTCGGAGTTTGCGGGGGCGGCGGCGTGGAGAATCGAGGTGCCACCTGTGCCGGCAGGGGCGGAGGTATCGGATGTGTGGCTGAAGATCGACTACCAGGGCGATGAAGCGCGGCTATCGGAAGGGAAGCGGTTGATCGATGACGATTTCTGGAACGGGCTGACGTGGACGGTGGGATTGAAAGAGGCACTGCCGGATTGGCGGAGCGCGGGCAGGACGTTAGAGTTGCGGGTACTGCCGCTGCCCAAGACGTATCCGATGTACCTCGAGAAGGCGGATGCGCTGCACTTCGATGCTGAGGGAGCGGCGTACACGCTATCGCGTGTGAACCTTATTCCGCAGTATCAACTGGTGCTGAATGTGGCGGATCAGAGATAG